From the genome of Candidatus Dormiibacterota bacterium, one region includes:
- a CDS encoding cyclodeaminase/cyclohydrolase family protein, whose translation MTAVKDQTIGDYLRALASTAAVPGGGSAAALAAAMGAALVSMVAKLSAKKAKGNEDRVLLEGLVPELDQLSTRLLQLSQDDVDAYRAVIDTRKSGAQGDALARAYERAAEVPLASATAAARGLALVPEVSKRAWEMTASDLAVGSELLETGFAGALGNVAINLPELRGEAAARIERAYLELRTLKAQ comes from the coding sequence ATGACCGCGGTCAAAGACCAAACGATTGGTGACTACCTGCGGGCGCTGGCATCGACGGCCGCCGTGCCCGGTGGCGGAAGCGCGGCGGCGTTGGCGGCCGCCATGGGTGCGGCGCTGGTGAGCATGGTGGCGAAGCTCAGCGCGAAGAAGGCGAAGGGGAACGAGGACCGGGTGCTCCTGGAGGGCCTCGTGCCAGAACTCGACCAGCTCTCCACGCGCTTGCTGCAGCTGAGCCAGGACGACGTCGACGCCTACCGTGCGGTGATCGATACGCGAAAATCGGGCGCGCAGGGCGACGCGTTGGCGCGCGCCTACGAGCGGGCCGCTGAGGTGCCATTAGCGTCCGCAACGGCAGCGGCGCGCGGCCTGGCACTGGTGCCCGAGGTCAGCAAGCGAGCGTGGGAAATGACGGCCTCGGACCTGGCGGTCGGCAGTGAGCTGTTGGAGACCGGCTTTGCCGGCGCGCTCGGGAACGTCGCCATCAACCTCCCCGAGCTGCGTGGCGAAGCCGCCGCTCGCATCGAGCGCGCCTACCTCGAGCTACGGACCCTGAAAGCGCAGTAA
- the ftcD gene encoding glutamate formimidoyltransferase: MADAIRDAGARVIDVQADAAHNRMVVTFVAEPSLAIDAAMAGATVATQRIDLRHHRGEHPRMGATDVVPFVPFADLPMSLCVDLAHTFGARLWKELHVPVYYYGEAARRVERRELEKVRLGGFEDLVSHIKDFERAPDEGPLEVHPSAGATAVGARIPLIAYNVNLKTADLQVAKDIAKTIRASSGGLPNVKALGFELADRGLVQVSMNLTDYRVTNIWKVFTVIRDEARRRGVEVEASEIVGTIPLDAAVGVIKEAVIEPAFRMDQILEKRVWAAE, encoded by the coding sequence ATCGCCGATGCGATCCGAGATGCGGGCGCCCGCGTGATCGACGTTCAGGCCGACGCCGCCCACAACCGGATGGTGGTCACCTTCGTGGCCGAGCCGTCGCTGGCGATTGACGCGGCGATGGCTGGCGCCACCGTCGCGACGCAACGGATCGACCTGCGCCACCACCGCGGCGAGCATCCGCGAATGGGCGCGACCGACGTCGTCCCCTTCGTCCCGTTCGCCGACCTGCCGATGAGCCTGTGTGTCGACCTTGCGCACACGTTCGGGGCGCGCCTCTGGAAGGAGCTCCACGTCCCTGTCTACTACTACGGCGAAGCCGCACGGCGCGTCGAGCGCCGCGAGCTGGAGAAGGTCCGGCTCGGCGGCTTCGAGGACCTCGTCAGCCATATCAAGGACTTCGAGCGCGCGCCGGACGAGGGTCCCCTGGAAGTCCACCCGAGCGCCGGTGCGACCGCCGTGGGCGCGCGCATTCCGCTGATCGCCTACAACGTCAATCTCAAGACCGCGGACCTGCAGGTCGCTAAGGACATTGCGAAAACGATTCGCGCCTCATCGGGTGGTTTGCCCAATGTCAAGGCGCTCGGCTTCGAGCTCGCCGACCGCGGCCTGGTTCAGGTGTCGATGAACCTGACCGATTACCGCGTCACGAACATCTGGAAAGTCTTCACCGTCATTCGCGACGAGGCCCGGCGTCGCGGGGTCGAGGTCGAGGCATCGGAGATCGTTGGCACCATTCCGCTGGACGCCGCGGTCGGCGTCATCAAGGAGGCGGTTATCGAGCCGGCGTTTCGCATGGACCAGATCCTCGAGAAGCGCGTGTGGGCCGCGGAATGA
- a CDS encoding DUF4383 domain-containing protein, translating to MTHLGNRATVQRVAFVFGAIYLAVGIIGFLPFLGGSVTMTNSKLLGLFNINLLHNLVHVVIGIAGLAAVTSLPNSRRFCQVVGVVLLLLGVLGVFVANPLGLLYIGQLDIPLHLVTGAVLAYFGFAAPVSTRSA from the coding sequence GTGACGCATTTGGGCAATCGAGCGACGGTGCAAAGGGTGGCGTTTGTCTTCGGTGCCATTTACCTCGCGGTCGGCATCATTGGGTTCCTGCCGTTTTTAGGCGGCTCCGTGACCATGACGAATAGCAAGCTCCTCGGACTTTTCAACATCAACCTGCTGCACAACCTGGTCCATGTCGTGATCGGCATCGCCGGGCTCGCCGCGGTCACCAGTCTCCCGAACTCAAGACGGTTCTGCCAGGTCGTCGGCGTGGTCCTGCTGCTGCTCGGGGTGCTCGGTGTCTTTGTCGCCAATCCGCTCGGACTCCTCTACATCGGTCAGCTCGACATCCCGCTCCACCTGGTGACCGGTGCGGTGCTCGCCTATTTCGGCTTCGCGGCACCTGTCTCGACCAGGAGCGCGTAG